The Pseudomonas asiatica genome has a segment encoding these proteins:
- a CDS encoding LysR family transcriptional regulator translates to MEYELQDIRSFVKIAELGSFHEAAEALHLSQPALSRRIKKLEEGLGTSLLERTTRRVSLTSVGRDFLPKARRLLDDFEDSILSIRELAERQTGQVTLACIPTAAFYFLPSVIRDYNEQYPKIRIRLLDLSANDGLEAVLRGEADFGINMMSGQHPDIEFVSLVQEHFVLACRRDHKLANREAVTWTELADYRLIGVGRLSGNRMLLDHALSGLNLRPKWFYEVQHLSTSLGMVEAGLGVSAMPSLAMPSADHPTLVSVPLIEPQVTRTLGLVYRRGASLSPAAEKFVSILLDKWPNR, encoded by the coding sequence ATGGAATATGAGCTGCAAGACATACGATCTTTCGTGAAAATCGCCGAACTCGGCAGCTTCCACGAAGCCGCAGAAGCGTTGCACCTGTCGCAGCCCGCCTTGAGCCGGCGGATCAAGAAGCTCGAGGAAGGCTTGGGCACTTCGTTGCTGGAACGCACTACTCGTCGCGTCAGCCTGACCAGCGTCGGGCGTGACTTCCTGCCCAAGGCAAGGCGCCTGCTGGATGACTTCGAAGACTCGATCCTGAGCATTCGCGAACTCGCAGAACGACAGACCGGTCAGGTAACCCTCGCCTGTATTCCGACTGCAGCGTTCTATTTCCTGCCGTCGGTGATCCGTGACTACAACGAGCAATACCCCAAGATCCGCATTCGTCTGCTGGACCTCAGTGCCAACGACGGGCTCGAAGCCGTACTGCGCGGTGAAGCCGATTTCGGCATCAACATGATGAGCGGCCAGCACCCGGACATCGAGTTCGTCTCCCTGGTACAGGAACATTTCGTCCTGGCCTGCCGCAGGGACCACAAGCTGGCGAACCGTGAAGCCGTCACCTGGACAGAACTGGCCGACTACCGCCTGATTGGCGTAGGCCGGCTTAGCGGTAACCGGATGCTGCTGGACCATGCCCTGTCCGGTCTCAACCTGCGGCCCAAGTGGTTCTACGAGGTTCAGCACCTGTCCACCTCGCTGGGCATGGTCGAGGCCGGTCTGGGCGTGTCGGCCATGCCCAGCCTGGCCATGCCCAGCGCCGACCACCCGACGCTGGTCAGCGTGCCGCTGATCGAACCCCAGGTAACCCGTACCCTTGGTTTGGTCTACCGCAGAGGGGCGTCGCTGTCGCCGGCAGCGGAGAAGTTCGTGTCGATCCTGCTGGACAAGTGGCCCAACCGCTGA